In Penicillium oxalicum strain HP7-1 chromosome VII, whole genome shotgun sequence, one DNA window encodes the following:
- a CDS encoding Dicer-like protein 2 produces MDLMDETPDFLSSVPANTSGVNAPVHRARGYQLEMLEASLQQNIIVAMDTGSGKTHIAVLRIIAELERCPPDKLVWFLAPTVSLCFQQHDVLSSQIPSAKTKVLTGDDHVERWTEQAVWNKVLEDVRIVCSTYAILSDALIHGFVQMSQLALLVFDEAHHCTRGHPANKIMRNHYHPTKALHGSGSVPHILGLTASPIVRSKPGELRMIEANLDAICKTPHRNRSELLQHVHRPRLEQIVYPSLSHHVGTTGSLVIPWLVRCIQAYRRDEDPFYEAASTLDTAGQAEAAQTRQSACKEQLNKFLDRSLKIYNELGGWAADYFIQATIDQLRQSIENKDSIVSPDHAEKVYLLEFLISLPMPLGENENNHISPKLEMLLTFLSAVDTAEFSGIIFVKERVTVSVLSRLLACHPATKDKFRSASFVGWSNNAARKHMLGDLISRDMQRDTLAEFKAGRKNLLVGTDVLEEGLDISACRMVICFDKPPNVKSFIQRRGRARHSQSVYALMLSTDDKALAVTQWQALELAMIEAYQQERRHTDEELAIEALEEVVDDWLFVESTSARISADEAVQHLLHFCGVLPSNSHVNNSPIFSYEDNQSGLIRGTVTLPNSVHPAVRRAEGKRWWRTERAARKDAAFQAYKALWEYGLVNDNLLPLSRKADLKLSKDEPMPAIVECSAQYDPYVDLAHAWVAQDLHTTSITVSDKKTGEVIEDLQMLMVLPKAMPMPDPLTFFWETETVLTVTFGESQPLPCKPSQETIKHLRDITAMYLQAPSTRLQGVDRDYVALFIPNIPIDDLGAWIQQYQGTEKATEIYTRDSTISPAGIVRDTAKYSEPRLFRMWHGADTLQVEVQQLPRRRNLLQYRNPSQVADETEKAPPKIYLVPAAGCTVDRLPWKKSVFGLFISAILDRFEATAVAHKLNETILRGSSIQDLSHVLTAITTPLAQAPTHYQLYEFFGDAVLKFTASCQLFFSKPAWHEGYLSESRDMSVKNQRLARGARETGLDRFILNDRFTPRKWHPPFISQKSVTAANPPTRKLAMNVLADVVEALIGAAYMDGGISKAQTCLYRFVPEIDLRTMSLQAEATPPASHLIDAKILGQLIGYEFSNTHLMTEALTHPSCEHDMKTQSYQRLEYLGDAVLDMVVVSLLAKLNQKIPEGKMTLIKHSVVNAGLMAFLCMDLSVDDLHLWKFLRFNGPFIAASRDACVARYEDLHESILHELKYGREYPWEIFSRLRPDKFMSDIIESVLGAIFLDTGADLSLHYCEVFLEKLGLLPYLRRVISENINVQHPRNKAQDMLAKTVGQVAFKSRRVEAKGVPATYRCAATINKKEIALIEGCASADEAEIKTALWLIENFDPLTGVGNFE; encoded by the exons ATGGATCTCATGGATGAAACCCCAGATTTTTTGTCGTCTGTGCCGGCGAACACTAGTGGGGTCAATGCTCCAGTGCATAGAGCTCGGGGATATCAACTGGAGATGCTAGAAGCGAGTCTTCAACAGAATATTATTGTCGCC ATGGACACGGGAAGTGGCAAAACTCACAT TGCTGTTCTTCGCATCATCGCAGAACTTGAAAGATGCCCCCCAGATAAG CTCGTGTGGTTCCTGGCACCAACCGTGTCTTTGTGCTTCCAGCAACATGATGTGCTCAGCTCCCAAATTCCATCCGCCAAAACAAAAGTCTTGACGGGAGACGATCACGTCGAGAGATGGACAGAGCAGGCCGTATGGAATAAGGTGCTCGAGGATGTCCGCATTGTCTGCTCAACCTATGCAATCCTCTCTGATGCCTTGATTCATGGTTTTGTACAAATGTCACAACTAGCTTTGTTGGTATTCGATGAGG CACATCACTGCACACGCGGACATCCGGCCAACAAGATAATGCGCAATCATTATCACCCGACCAAGGCCCTCCATGGCTCAGGTTCAGTACCGCATATACTAGGGCTGACTGCGAGTCCAATTGTTCGATCCAAGCCCGGGGAGTTGAG AATGATTGAAGCCAATTTGGATGCCATTTGCAAAACCCCGCATCGAAATCGCTCTGAACTTCTGCAACATGTTCACCGGCCACGACTGGAGCAAATTGTCTATCCCAGTCTCAGTCATCACGTAGGAACTACCGGTAGTCTGGTGATTCCTTGGCTAGTACGATGCATCCAAGCTTATCGCCGAGATGAAGACCCATTCTACGAGGCAGCATCAACTTTGGACACCGCAGGCCAGGCTGAGGCCGCTCAAACAAGACAGAGCGCCTGCAAAGAGCAGCTGAACAAGTTTCTCGATCGGAGCCTCAAGATCTATAATGAGCTTGGTGGCTGGGCAGCCGATTACTTTATCCAGGCGACCATCGATCAGCTTCGACAATCCATTGAGAACAAGGACTCAATCGTGAGTCCAGATCACGCGGAAAAGGTCTACCTTCTTGAATTTCTCATCAGCCTCCCAATGCCGCTGGGCGAAAATGAGAACAACCATATTTCGCCAAAGTTGGAGATGCTTTTAACGTTCCTGAGTGCCGTCGACACCGCGGAATTCTCAGGTATCATTTTTGTCAAGGAGAGAGTGACCGTCAGTGTCCTCTCTAGACTTCTAGCTTGCCACCCGGCGACTAAAGACAAATTCCGCAGCGCTTCATTCGTCGGGTGGTCAAATAATGCAGCGCGCAAGCATATGCTCGGGGATCTCATATCTCGGGACATGCAACGCGATACGCTGGCCGAGTTTAAGGCCGGGCGGAAGAATTTGCTTGTCGGAACTGATGTCCTGGAAGAAGGACTCGATATCAGTGCTTGTCGCATGGTGATCTGTTTCGATAAGCCGCCAAATGTCAAATCTTTCATCCAGCGACGAGGCCGGGCACGGCATTCTCAATCAGTTTACGCCCTTATGCTTTCCACGGATGATAAAGCACTTGCTGTGACACAGTGGCAGGCTCTAGAGCTGGCGATGATAGAAGCCTACCAGCAGGAACGACGACACACGGATGAGGAACTCGCTATAGAGGCCCTCGAAGAAGTCGTAGACGATTGGCTCTTCGTAGAATCTACGAG TGCCCGGATTTCTGCAGACGAAGCAGTACAGCATCTCCTGCACTTTTGCGGGGTACTTCCATCTAATTCACACGTCAACAACAGCCCAATCTTCTCCTACGAAGATAATCAAAGTGGCCTCATTCGCGGGACGGTGACCCTTCCGAACTCCGTTCACCCTGCTGTTCGCCGAGCCGAAGGTAAGAGGTGGTGGCGCACAGAAAGGGCAGCCAGGAAAGACGCAGCCTTCCAAGCGTACAAAGCTCTCTGGGAATATGGACTCGTCAATGACAATCTCCTGCCACTCTCGCGCAAGGCGGACTTGAAACTCTCAAAGGATGAGCCAATGCCGGCGATTGTTGAATGCTCTGCGCAGTACGATCCCTACGTAGATCTTGCTCATGCTTGGGTAGCACAGGACCTTCATACCACAAGCATCACGGTGTCTGATAAGAAGACTGGCGAAGTCATAGAGGACTTGCAGATGCTCATGGTTCTTCCTAAGGCCATGCCTATGCCAGATCCACTCACTTTCTTTTGGGAGACGGAGACAGTTCTGACTGTGACCTTTGGAGAAAGCCAACCTCTGCCATGCAAGCCCTCTCAAGAGACAATCAAGCACCTGCGTGACATCACAGCGATGTATCTCCAAGCGCCATCAACTCGCTTACAGGGCGTAGACAGAGACTATGTGGCTTTATTCATACCCAACATTCCCATCGACGATCTCGGGGCGTGGATCCAGCAGTATCAGGGCACAGAAAAGGCCACAGAAATATACACTCGTGATTCCACAATTTCCCCAGCTGGTATCGTTCGTGATACCGCGAAATACAGCGAACCGCGCCTGTTTCGCATGTGGCACGGCGCAGACACACTTCAGGTTGAGGTTCAACAGCTGCCCCGTCGGCGCAATCTCCTGCAGTACCGGAATCCGTCACAAGTTGCAGACGAGACAGAAAAGGCACCTCCCAAGATCTACCTTGTTCCGGCAGCAGGATGCACCGTGGATAGACTTCCGTGGAAAAAGTCTGTGTTCGGTCTGTTCATCTCCGCGATTCTCGACCGTTTCGAAGCTACCGCGGTAGCCCACAAGCTCAACGAGACTATCCTCAGAGGCTCCTCGATTCAAGATCTCAGCCACGTCTTGACCGCAATCACGACACCCTTGGCCCAAGCGCCCACCCATTACCAACTGTACGAGTTCTTTGGGGATGCGGTACTCAAGTTCACGGCTAGTTGCCAactcttcttttcaaagCCAGCTTGGCATGAAGGGTACCTCTCGGAAAGTCGTGACATGTCTGTCAAGAACCAACGTCTGGCGCGAGGAGCTCGCGAGACTGGCCTGGACCGATTCATCCTGAACGATCGCTTTACTCCCCGAAAGTGGCACCCACCCTTTATTTCTCAAAAGTCCGTCACCGCAGCCAACCCGCCAACGCGCAAATTGGCCATGAATGTTCTTGCAGACGTCGTCGAAGCATTAATTGGTGCAGCGTACATGGATGGAGGCATCTCAAAGGCTCAAACCTGCCTATACCGATTCGTGCCCGAAATCGATCTTCGGACAATGTCACTCCAAGCGGAAGCCACGCCCCCGGCAAGCCACCTGATCGATGCAAAGATTCTTGGTCAACTGATTGGCTATGAATTCTCAAACACTCATCTCATGACTGAGGCACTTACGCATCCATCCTGTGAGCACGATATGAAGACCCAGTCGTACCAGCGACTCGAGTATCTTGGCGACGCAGTCCTGGATATGGTAGTTGTCTCGTTACTGGCCAAGCTGAACCAGAAGATTCCCGAAGGCAAAATGACTTTGATTAAACATTCAGTCGTCAATGCAGGTTTGATGGCCTTCTTGTGCATGGATCTATCAGTGGACGATCTCCATCTCTGGAAATTCCTTCGCTTCAACGGGCCCTTCATTGCCGCTTCACGAGACGCATGTGTCGCTCGATATGAAGACTTGCACGAGTCGATCCTGCATGAATTGAAATATGGTCGTGAGTATCCCTGGGAAATATTCTCGCGTCTTCGACCCGACAAATTCATGTCAGACATCATCGAAAGTGTCCTCGgtgccatcttcctcgacacCGGTGCCGATCTCAGCCTGCACTACTGCGAGGTGTTCCTCGAGAAATTGGGCCTCCTCCCTTACCTGAGGCGTGTGATCTCCGAGAATATCAATGTTCAACATCCTCGCAACAAGGCGCAAGACATGCTGGCAAAGACGGTTGGGCAAGTTGCCTTTAAATCCAGACGCGTCGAAGCGAAGGGCGTTCCAGCAACCTATCGTTGCGCCGCCACTATTAATAAAAAGGAGATTGCGCTGATTGAGGGCTGTGCCTCTGctgacgaggccgagatcAAGACAGCCCTGTGGCTGATAGAAAATTTCGACCCCTTGACTGGCGTAGGAAATTTTGAATGA
- a CDS encoding putative transcription factor kapC → MQPALAPAPHPSMQNPAQDHADQVLHDQLLAAQQHMHRPQGAPVQQHLQPNTGAPRDQGNIDPAISGAMMAAPPQTPNPPQQGSPEDGTPKTYGKRELSTSKRAAQNRAAQRAFRQRKETYIRKLEEEVKGVDGLREQIKALLHENYTLRDHIITMQSRLIDASVDVPELPPNIDLSQPRHDLSSMGAAVLPSTGPAVPVPPANAPQQSQHTSSANEDMNSLNRIAVAGLGMRKHPDENAFLTNTFQQHNNTTNNTINSSIANTNNGNSNNNKSRDETQPEGTEAIPKQEVHHGLPMA, encoded by the exons ATGCAGCCTGCGTTGGCACCAGCGCCGCATCCCAGTATGCAGAACCCTGCTCAG GACCATGCGGATCAGG TTCTTCATGACCAGCTGCTTGCTGCGCAGCAGCACATGCACCGTCCCCAGGGAGCTCCTGTTCAGCAACACCTGCAGCCCAACACCGGCGCTCCTCGAGATCAAGGCAACATTGACCCCGCCATCTCAGGCGCCATGATGGCTGCTCCCCCTCAAACGCCGAACCCACCCCAGCAAGGTTCGCCTGAGGATGGTACGCCGAAGACCTATGGCAAGCGGGAATTGTCCACTTCCAAGCGTGCTGCTCAGAATCGAGCTGCCCAG CGCGCTTTCCGTCAGCGAAAAGAGACGTACATTCgcaagctggaagaagaagtcaaagGTGTCGACGGCCTGCGCGAGCAGATCAAGGCGCTTCTCCACGAAAATTACACGTTGCGAGATCACATCATCACCATGCAAAGTCGTTTGATCGACGCGTCCGTTGATGTTCCAGAGTTACCCCCCAACATCGATCTCAGCCAACCACGGCACGATTTGTCATCAATGGGTGCTGCTGTTCTCCCCAGCACGGGCCCTGCAGTTCCAGTGCCACCTGCCAATGCCCCCCAGCAATCCCAACACACTTCTTCGGCCAATGAAGACATGAATTCCTTGAATCGGATTGCCGTTGCTGGTCTCGGCATGCGGAAACACCCAGACGAGAATGCGTTTTTGACCAACACGTTCCAGCAGCACAATAATACCACGAACAACACCATCAACAGCTCCATCGCCAATACCAACAACGGCAATAGTAACAACAACAAGAGCCGGGATGAGACCCAACCAGAGGGCACTGAGGCTATCCCAAAACAGGAGGTTCATCATGGGTTGCCCATGGCTTAA
- a CDS encoding N-acetyltransferase ats1, giving the protein MASQPTIRLATPEAGTSQFAPADSDGSHADVPFILQFIRELADYEKALHEVEATEESLLATLSFPNDTPKRGSVYTALVIPPPSAENPSPVPVGMALYFYNYSTWRSAPGIYLEDLYVQPAARGNGYGLKLLKFLARQVLEINGRRLEWSVLTWNTPSIEFYKQVGAKAMDEWLKMMVDGPALEKLAEGA; this is encoded by the exons ATGGCCAGTCAGCCCACTATCCGTCTTGCGACGCCTGAGG CCGGAACCTCGCAATTTGCTCCTGCTGACTCCGATGGCTCCCATGCAGACGTCCCGTTCATCCTCCAGTTCATCCGCGAACTCGCCGACTACGAAAAAGCCCTTCACGAAGTTGAAGCCACCGAAGAATCTCTCCTCGCCACCCTCTCGTTTCCCAATGACACACCCAAGCGCGGCTCCGTCTACACGGCGCTCGTGATCCCCCCACCCTCCGCCGAGAACCCCTCCCCCGTCCCCGTCGGTATGGCTCTCTATTTCTACAACTACTCCACCTGGCGCTCGGCACCGGGCATCTACCTGGAGGACCTGTACGTCCAGCCCGCTGCGCGGGGTAACGGCTACGGTCTCAAGCTGCTCAAATTCTTGGCTAGGCAGGTGTTGGAGATCAACGGTCGTCGATTGGAGTGGAGCGTACTCACGTGGAACACCCCGAGCATTGAATTTTACAAGCAGGTTGGGGCAAAGGCGATGGATGAGtggttgaagatgatggtTGACGGACCCGCGTTGGAAAAATTGGCGGAGGGCGCTTGA